The genomic segment CTGAGGTAGAATAGTTGCATTCGTAggattcttctttctcttcatagTTTGGGCATAGCTATTTGAGTGTAAATATAGcgaactgaaaacaaaacaatagctaGATGGCTTGCTGTATTTCTGTAGAGTGTTCATGTTTTCCTGCTCAGTAAAAGCTTACAGGCAAGTTCCAGAAAAAGTGTGACCCTCTGGGTACTTTGTCTATTGCCATATGATGTCTGCATCTGGAAAAATATTAAACCTTTTCAAGTTACTTtgtgtttttctccctttcttacAGGAATCGTGGGGAAAAACGGATGAGTGCTTTTGAATGTGTTCGCAAAGTCTATAAGTCAGAAGGATTTAAAGGTTTTTACCGAGGAATGTCTGCATCCTATGCAGGCATATCAGAGACTGTTATTCACTTTGTTATTTATGAGAGTATTAAGCAAAAGCTGTTGGAATGTAAGTCTGCTTCTGCTATGGATGAAGATGATGAATCTGTCAAAGAACCATCTGACTTTGCTGGCATGATGATGGCTGCAGCCACTTCCAAAACCTGTGCCACATCTATAGCCTATCCACATGGTAAGAAAGTGTTGTTTTTGGGAGCCCATGTGccaaatccttttaaaatgacaGTGCAAGTCATTTCACATTTGCTGTGAAAAAGTATACTGTAGCCTTGGGTGGGGTTGGGGGATTTTGAAATGACTGGTGAGGATTTCTTTAGATTCCTCAAAAATCTGTGGGAATTGGGGACCGGGAAAAATGTCTAAATAGGCATTTAACTGTACTCtttatacaaaatacagtggtgccccgcgtagcgacgataatctgttccaaaaaattcatcgctatacggattcgtcgctatgtggggcaaaaaaccccatagaaacgcattaaactctgtttaatgcgttcctatggggacaaaactcaccgctcagctgggggaaaatgtctgcggtggcctcggaaggacccttccgaagggtccttctgagacCACCcctgggattccccttcggagggggcattttccccgagctgagcgggagccccgccgcttAGCTTGGGGGGAAATCCcagtggtagcctcggaaggacccttctgaagggtccttccgaggccaccgccgggatcccccttccccgcggccggcttccccagccatggtcggactctcaggagtccgaccatgcctggggtagccggccgcgggtcggatccaagccgcggggggagggtggggggatccggatgcctttcaggcatcccgggcttggatcccacccgccgccggttacccaagccatcgctatgcggattcgtcattaaacggggcactcgttatacgaggcaccactgtattgtaactTAGACAAAAGAGAGGTTTTAGGGCAACTTTGAGGTGGATTTGTCATCAACTAGTGTAGACTCCCATAAATAATCAGGTTCACAACTTGATGGTGCCTCTTGATAGTTAACAGCAGTAATGAGGAGCTTGAGTTGATGAACTAGTTAACTTTAAGTGGTTTGAGGTTTGTATTTGTCCCAAAAAGTACCACGTTTTATATGTCCCTCCCCACTGTTCCATTAGATCAGCAAGAGATGCTCTGCTTGACATTCTGTCTTTTTTGTGAGTTGAGGTGGACAAAAATGAAGGCCAGGGCATTTTCAGACCTGACCCATATGCTATAGGAAATGACTCATTCAGAATTAGTACCTTAAGAATGCATTTCCTGCTTAACTGTAAGCACATGTTCTAATTTTACTGAGAAGTTGTCGTTAGAAACCTCCAAACccctctgaaattaaaaaaaaaatccttcaatgCATACTATTTTTATATTCTTGTAGTCTATGTCATTCCTCCAAACCACCTGTGCAGCTAGCCCAGTGCCAACTGACCTTGAAAGTTAAGTACAGTTGGGCTTGATTGATACTTTAATTGGAAACCACTTAAAATCTTCAGGTAGCACTAGGGAAGAAACTTGCCTGAAAACCTGGAGAACCACTGACAGAGTTGACCATTCTTATCTAGATAGTTCGGTGGTCCAATTCTTAGACAAAGGCAGATCTTTTGTTTCCAATGTTCTTTGTGTATTTTGAAGGTTATTATCAAAATGTGATATTCCATGTATTCTGTTTATACAGAGGTCATACGAACAAGGCTACGAGAAGAAGGAACAAAGTACAGATCTTTTTTCCAGACACTTTCCCTGCTTGTTCGAGAAGAAGGTTATGGCTCACTTTACCGTGGCTTAACAACACACTTGATTAGACAGATACCAAACACAGTTATAATGCTGACTACATATGAAGTGGTAGTCTACTTATTAAATGGATAGCAATAATACCAGCTATCTAGAGGAAGTTGAAAGACCAAAAGCTTGCAGTGGACCATGAACTCTGTGTGGGTAGGCAGCAGAAAACATCTATCAAGGATATGCAGTGGTGGATGAACTGGAAGACTGATAGGCAATCATGCTCAGTCGTGCTGCCTTATCATGTGACTTTTTTAGCAATGCGATAGTCTGAAGCTGCTCCTACTGGATTGCCTTTAAATGCCTCATATTTCAATTGCATTTTTCCCTGTTGTGTCAACTGTTCTAAAACTATGCAGTAAGCCATCAGGGACTTCGCTGTGAGCATGGAGGGTCATAACTTGTGTCCTTATTACAAGGGGTACATCTCACTTCAACTCCTATTTCAGTGCTGCTTTCATATTCATGTTCTGTTACAGCGCAGTATCTAATTGGAAGAGTGTATCTGTATCTAGTTAAAGCAGACTTATAACTTCCTGTGTTGAAACTCCATTTTGCAGTTTGAAATAAAGTGAAAGGTAAAAATTCATGTTAAGCTTCCCATTTTACTACCTCAGGGTGTGACAAGGAAGCTTATGTTCATTGCTATGAAAAAGGCAGCCTTCATTTGTAGAGTTGGAGAAACGCAGGGGCTGTACAGGAAAAATATGTATGGAGTTCTGGTTGCTTTGACATCTAAGATCCCAGTGGCAGAAGGGCATATTACTTTAAATTGTTTTCTGCTGCAGAAACGGAGAAGAGCTTTTGGAAGAATCTATCTGAAATTGAATTTTCTTCTGCTGTGTACGGTCTGTGTCTATAAACCTCACTTGGATGTAAGGACTTCCAATTTTGTCGTGAAACATGGGCCTGTTGAGTAAGGCAGCCCTGCCTAATTAACAGATTAAAACATTGATGTTGGGTTTGAGATATTAGAAGTCTTTTCAGTGTGCTGTTTTGAAATCCCTGAGAACCAGCAAATACAGGGCAGGATATAACTTGCTTAGTCACTCAGGACTATGCGAGCTTTGAGCTCATTTCATCCATTTATCATGTGTTTCTGAGTGAAACTGAAACTTGCTTTACCAGAGTACACAAACTCCTTGATTAAGGCCATAGAGGGTATATCTTTGCCATATCAAATCAAGTGCTAATATTGTGGTTTAGTATTACTCAGAAACACAATAATTGAATACCATGGACTTAagcattttcttttactttattcttccctcctccttaaaatgttttgttgAGGAAAATGTAAAGTGcaagttcctactttttttttgaaTGTTTAACTTTCAAAATCTATTTAATATTGCTTATACTACATTCTATGCTACATTCGAAGAGCACATCTTTCCTTACTCATACTAGCTCcattgtcttcattttttttaacaagcaaCACATTCAAAGTATTGCAAATAAACCTTTTTGGTATTGTAACAATACATATAATTATGTTTATTCCTTAATATCTATACTGTGACTACAGTATAGCCTCCATCCTAACTGGGCCGTTATTTCTAACTATCACTTCACTAGCAAAAGTGGCAATGACTTTGAAGAAGATTCTGAATTAATTAGTGTGCAATTACTTTATCCTAAAAATGTAGCTCTTGCACTTTTATGCCTTTAATGGCTTCTGACTCTTATGCCTTCATTGGTTTGCTTACCCCCTGCTTTTAATGTGTTAGAGCCTTGCCAAAGTAAAGTAATTTTAATGGTGCAACCCTGTACATATCTTCTCAGAAATAAAATCACACTGAGCTCAATAAGAAGTACTTCCATGTGAGAGTGTATCTGATTGCAACCTAAAACTATCTGGTATCAAGTGTGTTTGAACTTGCACATTCTGCAACAGAAATTTCCTACTTGTGCTGTTAGACTCTTGATAATGTTTAGTGCTGCTGCTTTTTAAGGCTGATGATTGAGTGCAGTgattttttgctgaatttttcatTGGAGAGAAAACAAGAGGACCTATTTTCCTTCATGTTGTACATGATCTCATTTTATAGCATTACAGTGAACCTGACAGATACAGCCATATTAGTTAGGGATgaatatggaaaaaaattaaaggtatAACTCCCAACTGTCTGTGTCTTAAGCTAGCTTCTTCCTGTTTCTAATCATTGGTTGCAATGTTTAAACTGTTAGTAACAGTGCTTTTAAAAACCCACCTTTTTGTAGGAAAAGATAAAGGCAAAATTtgccatatacagtactgttatTTTGAAGCAGCATTACTTGTAGAAAAATAGACTTCCTATTTTTGTACTTCCGCAGTCAGGTGGATTCAGATAGTCATGTTTGCTTCACCATACCCCATTTAGTAATTACTGTGAAGTCAGTGTGATAGACCTCCAATGGAAATTGCCCAAAGCCAGCTACAGAAGGATTCAGAAAACCAGATTCTTCTTGGGCTAGCTTAAAATCTTGCTTACAAATATTGTGATAATTCCCAAATCTACCACTTGATAGgtatttcagaaattaaattcTGTAGGTGTACCTGTGCATGGAGATTTTAAAATTGCAAGCAGTCAGGTAGAGCCAACTATAcaaattcatgttgcttgttAACTCCAAAGTAGATCAGACTATCAGCTGATAACTGTACTATAGATTTAATGGTCCATAATAAGGTCCAGATGACAGCTTTCAGAACACAATGGAGATATTATGTGGTCACTTTGATCTTTACTTTCAGGCACTCCAGTACTTAGGTGTTTTGCCTGATAAATACAATACATTGTTGGATCCAGAAGGTGCCTTCCTTGGATGACTGGTCTGCTTCAGTCTGCAGGAGGTTCTACTCCCAGAATCTTGCAGATTTTCCCTTTTCCTGCATCCCAGTCTGCAACATTCAGCAACACAATCTCTGTGTCACTGAGGGTTGCTTGTGAGACAGCAGAGAAggctgttttgttgtttgtttttttgcagaccCAGATGCACCACAGCTCAGTCTGAAGCAAACTCTTCTTGTCTGCTTGCTTCATTTAGATACCTGTGGGATGACTGTGATGCATTAACTGTGCATAATTAGGAATGGTATATGAGATGATCAGTTCCCCGGACTTCTCTTCCATCAATgctgtgattcacttattcagTAATCCAAACGGTAGCCAAATTGAAATCTATGGAACACATGCTTTTCTTATTGAAGTCTGTATGTAAAGTAGAAATTAGTACCTTTTGGTTTCACTGGTTTAGGGAGTCCATCCTTACCTCAACTCAAAAGATCTTCAGGGAATAGGTTTAAATGCTGCTATGTCAACGTTCACTGGCAAAAATTTTATCCTGTGGCTATATTGCACCAATGGCGTGTAAGAAACTGGGGCAAGTTGGCAACTGTGACAATGCCACCTTGCTCACCCAAAACAGCCACAGAACCAGTGGGACCTTATGACAGCCTTCAGGTGAACAAAGTCCCTTTCACTAACTACATGGGGAGTGATTAAGGAGGAGGAGCTTTCCCCAAGCCTCCCACCCCACTGATaagaagggcaacaaggacaCTACCTGTTCTGCTGGAAGGTTTCTCCTCTCTGCCCCTGCATCCAGCAATTAGTAGCATGGCTTTGCCTAACTCTTACTAATGGAATATGTTGTTTGGCATGTTTTAACATCTAGTGACAGATTAATAGATTTGTTTTCTTACTAAGCGTTTGCTCTGGCTTTTCAGTCTCCATATTTAAATTTTGGTGTCTTATAGGGTAAACACTTTGATATAGCAAGTAGTTCCCCAgttccttgtacagtggtgccccgcatgacgacgataatacatcccattgaaatcgctgtttagcgaaatcgtcgtcatggggaaaatacctcgtcgtccagcaaagattgcccatagggaagccattttgtgagcatcgatcagctgtaaaaatggctgccctgcgaagcatgggtccggaaaacacaaggcagccattttgcgaagccgatgaTCAgcggaaaaaatcatcttgcaaacaaacggttcgcaaagcacagACCTAATTGACGTCCAGCggaaatcccccattggaatgactgttttgcgaatcgctatagcgatcgcaaaaagtcatcgttatgcagatttgtcgtttagtggggtcatcgtcttgcgaggtaccactgtattaaagtTCTTTAGGTACCTCtgttttccaaagaaataaaGCATTTTCTTTGCATATTAGATCAAGGAAGTGTTCTGAGATATTATCAGTAGTAGAAAATGGAagagtttacattttaatttcatATAAGAATAATTTGTTTCTCCTTAATTGATTTTTGTCTACATtcccaagaatttttttttatgatACTTTGATTTTAAACCACAGTTCCTTGGAAAATCACTGTTACTGAAGTATTTCATACACCTGATTTACACACTAAAATTATACCTTCTCTTTGGAGCAGTGGCTTGTTAACAGTAGCACAAGAATGGCATGTTTGACCAGAAGGTGGCATTATAGTACATACCTTTGTAAGAAAGCTACATCTCCAAAAAAATTAGCTGGTGTGCCAAAACTGTTCTCTTGAGTGTTTTGCATTTAAGAATACTTGGTTTAGAGTACAATAGCCAATATAAGGGAAATGCATAGTAATTACCTTTGACAAGCAGaccttgtatttttctgttaaAATTTGGTTCTGCTGTTTAAAATTCATCAAAAAGTACAATAAATCCATGAATGAACGAGCATGTTGCACACATGAAAGTCGTACTCCAAAGTCATCTTTGTTTTCTCAGGTTTTTGTATCATTATTGGCAAGCTTTATATGTGAGCACACATGAGCAATGTAACTAAGGGGTTTCAGTTTTATACAATGAGCAACTAACATATGGCACCACTCTAATATTTGGAATAAGTATCTTTTCAACATAAAGGGCTTTCTTGTATCTAAGTATGTGGACTTGTATGTAATCTGGGCCTAGGTTCCAGAAACCTGTTctaagagattcccagtgggatgTTTTCTGACCCTTCTCTGCTTAAAAAAGCGGAAAGCCATGCTCCATTACAAGCTTCTTTGTACATTACCTGTAGTGTGAACAGTAGTTTCCCATGTGACATAGGACAAGGCCACATGGTCccgaaaacaatacaaatgcaagacaaggtgatacctttatttggaccattaaaaaataaagcatgctttcagtgataattcatcttcctcaagcTGTACATGAGCTCCgaaattttatatttatattaaagtTCCCAAAAGTGTCATGGCCGCTGTCGGGAGCTAGCTGCAGCTCCTTAGAAGGAGATAGCTACAGTCTGCAAGACATTTCTGGGGAAAAGAGTGTGGTTTCAGTCAGCTATCTGAGAAAACACAAAAAAAAATGCTACTTGGGAATACGTCATCAGTTGTCCATCTGTCTGGATCCCAGCCTAATGATACTAGATGTTTAGGATGTTCTTCGTACTTTTCTTTGAGTCTAAGCTTGTCattaatttctgtttctgttgcttAATTTTTTCCTCAAGGTAATTGTGTTGTATACTTGAGACTGTTATTAGTCAGGGACCGTTTATTATTAAGCTTCTTAACTACATTTTTCAAACAAGAAGAGCACTGCTATGTGcctactttaaaataaataccagTTTTTGCGAGGTCCTGAAGTTCTGTACAATTTCACTTTTATTTCAGAAAACTGGCATATGTGAATATAATTTGCTCCAGGATTTATTACTGTTATTTACCAAATCCAATATTCTACTGCTCCCATGAGGTTTGTTGTCCTTCTTGCATACCATGTAGCTAGCTGTCAGTGATGTGCTTTAAgtactttttatatttatattatattgacaactttttgtttggactgctaaaatattcaaaataaagtAAGGTGTTCATTCAGATGTGTGAGGTTTATTTGAGCTCCCTTCTTTGAAATAGAGAAGtctggtttttattattttgaaatcaGTAGCAATATGATTGTCAAAGCATATCAGAAAGCCAAATAAATTCATAATTAGCTTGGATTGCTGCTGACTTAATTTTGCTGCAAGTTGTCTCCATTCTGCAGTTACTGAGAAGGATGAACATCATTTTGTGGAATTACAAGTCTTATATAGTTAACATAGTATGGGGTGGTGGGGAGAAACAACAGCAGGAAAAGTTGAGAGAAATAGCCCAAATCTCAGCACTATACCTCCTTTCAGGGACTAGCACTTTATGTAATGAGAAATCACTCTAGAAGTATTTTACAtaaaaaggtatctttacttacagttagcatcagtagttacagtcagaaaaaaaaggagaagcaatATCCTCCATGTCTGCTTGTGGCCAAAGGTTATAGAGGAAGGGAAGAACAACGGAAGCAAGGCAAACAAGAAGGGAGTggggcttgcctcaaatgccaaaGGCAGAAAAAACATTGCCAATGGGTTAGTGTCAAAGAACACTTTTAAGTTGTAAAAGCCTCattcccactgatacccagtatGAATGCATGCAAGATTATTTTCCCAACATACCTGTTCCATCAAATGCACTGCAAATCCTACAGGATTTGAGGATCTTGCACCTCCCCATACACAACTGATAACAGTTCTGATTTCTTCCATAAATGAAAGGTCACTGACCAAGACAGCATCCAGTGTTGTCATAGTTTCGTTGTCCCTCTTGAGTGCATCCTTTCCTGTGCTCTTTATGTTGGGGCTCTTTCATGaacaatatttgattttgcaAAGAAATGCCAGCCTTTCTAACCTGATAATCCTGTGGATGCTTTCCCAACTCCTTGCCAGCCTTAGGCAGCATAGctggttgtagtccaaaaacagctggaatggcaCCATATTAGGGAAGACAATTGTATGTTTATGCCAAGTTACTGAAGAAAATGGCAGCAACACATAAAGCAACCACATCTCCCATACATGTGTGTGCTTTTCCAATGATGAAACAAAGCATTTCTTCAGCAACTAAGGTAACAGATCAAAGTAGAAAACTACATCAAAGCCAATAGTTTGTCTCACTTGTCTGGTAGCATCTGAAACCTTTCTTGAGATTACCCTTCATTACTAGTCTAATTTTTGGAGTATTGGGTGCACACACTTACCAGACAATGCTTTGTTGCTGTGGTTATGTGCCATTAAttcacctccgacttatggcaaccctaagaatgagtgatctctaaaatgtcctttcctcaatagccctgatcagctcttgtaaactcaaaagtTGTGGCTTCTTTGGTGGAGTCAAAATGTCTCATACTTGGtcatctttctttcctgctgtctttaacttttcctagcatcactaacttttcctagcatcactttcttttccagagactcttgTTTCTCCTGATTTGCCCGAAGTATGACAACCTCAGTTTGTTCATTTTTGCTTCAAGAAAAAGTTGacgcttaatttgatctaggacttgTGCTGATTGTCCagaatatccacaaagctctccttcagcaccattttttttatacaaaatcatttttcccctgttgGCAACCAATGCTACCAAATGAGAAATTCAGGTTGATGGATTTGAGAGTGCTGTGGTGTTACTGCTGCTGAGAGTCATGGAGAACTTTTAAGAGGGACCTTCTAGTAATACACTGAGGCACCCACCGAATCTTGTACATTCTTCATTCAGATCTATTTTTGATGTGTTTCCAGCTCTACAAGTCTCACCACCAAAGGAGGATGAAGCAAGGAGTGTTCTTTTTTGTCATAAAGCCTTCGTCATTTCTCCAAACTTCTTTGTTTTTCCGGAAGAAacagcacacatacacaaacagcaCAAAAGAGCTATgtaattgtttaaaaatacagatgGCGAGAACAGGTCAGAGAATATTGTTGTTTGCATGATCTTCTATTGACTGAAGCATTCTTAGCAGTTCTGTAAATTTTTCCATTTAAAGTGCTTCCCATGAGTTATCTACCTGTGTGATCTTTGCCTATAAAACAATctattctgacatatggcaactaTTCCCAAAATCTCATAGATATCCTATCTTActgacaataaaaatgaaaaattgattgcaaagccaaacaaaaataaacttcCTGTGGTAGACACCACACATTATCTAAAGTTGCAGGAATGGCCCACTTCACCATAACTTTCACCTCCAAGATTTtatcacttatttattttattttaaataatttcatatctgcagaatcagtatctgcggtttcacttacccatagtctgaaaatactaaatgaaaaaaacaacaccaaccaGAAATACATATGTATTATCAgtactggccactagaaggtATCAGAGACTATGTTCTACATAGGTTTCACTATTACGCAGGGTTTCTGGCATCTGCAGTAGGTGTAGGAAAGTATCCCCCGTGGACGCAgcggtcctactgtatttatctgccacctttctccccaaaggggaCCCAAAACTAGCaaataaacacagttttaaagtactgtattatatAAATACATTAAATGTCATATCATGGGTCCCACTGCCACAATTAATTATCAATTGTAAGTGGAAGGAACTATTTAGAGAGCTTTCTAAATCATATTTCTGCAGTTTAAACAAAAGGAGATACAGTGGT from the Pogona vitticeps strain Pit_001003342236 chromosome 3, PviZW2.1, whole genome shotgun sequence genome contains:
- the SLC25A36 gene encoding solute carrier family 25 member 36 isoform X2; its protein translation is MNQRDTFVHLFAGGCGGTVGAILTCPLEVVKTRLQSSSVTLYISEVHLNTVNGVSVNPVTRVSPGPLRCLKMILQKEGPRSLFRGLGPNLVGVAPSRAIYFAAYSNCKEALNNVFEPDSTQVYMISAGVAGFTAITATNPIWFIKTRLQLDARNRGEKRMSAFECVRKVYKSEGFKGFYRGMSASYAGISETVIHFVIYESIKQKLLECKSASAMDEDDESVKEPSDFAGMMMAAATSKTCATSIAYPHEVIRTRLREEGTKYRSFFQTLSLLVREEGYGSLYRGLTTHLIRQIPNTVIMLTTYEVVVYLLNG
- the SLC25A36 gene encoding solute carrier family 25 member 36 isoform X1; translation: MNQRDTLVHLFAGGCGGTVGAILTCPLEVVKTRLQSSSVTLYISEVHLNTVNGVSVNPVTRVSPGPLRCLKMILQKEGPRSLFRGLGPNLVGVAPSRAIYFAAYSNCKEALNNVFEPDSTQVYMISAGVAGFTAITATNPIWFIKTRLQLDARNRGEKRMSAFECVRKVYKSEGFKGFYRGMSASYAGISETVIHFVIYESIKQKLLECKSASAMDEDDESVKEPSDFAGMMMAAATSKTCATSIAYPHEVIRTRLREEGTKYRSFFQTLSLLVREEGYGSLYRGLTTHLIRQIPNTVIMLTTYEVVVYLLNG